The Primulina eburnea isolate SZY01 chromosome 8, ASM2296580v1, whole genome shotgun sequence genome contains a region encoding:
- the LOC140838917 gene encoding transmembrane emp24 domain-containing protein p24beta2-like isoform X2, which yields MRLSAVAVVLAVILGLLKCGMGIRFVIDREECISHKVEYGNTVHFSFVVIKSEGSWHYNEDGVDLVVKGPDGSQVHDVRDKTSEKHEFVAYHQGVYRFCFTNKSPYHETIDFDVHAGHFYYHDEHAKDEHFKPLFDHIGKLEEALYNIQFEQHWLEAQTDRQAIVNEKMGKRAVQKALFESAALIGASVLQVYILRRLFERKLGVSRV from the exons ATGAGGCTTTCGGCGGTGGCGGTTGTTTTGGCGGTGATTTTGGGTCTTTTGAAGTGTGGTATGGGGATCAGATTTGTGATAGATAGAGAGGAGTGCATCTCCCACAAGGTGGAATATGGGAATACTGTGCATTTTTCATTCGTGGTGATTAAATCAGAGGGTTCTTGGCATTACAATGAAGATGGCGTCGACCTTGTG GTGAAGGGACCAGATGGTTCACAGGTCCATGATGTTCGTGACAAGACAAGTGAAAAGCACGAGTTTGTGGCTTATCATCAAGGAGTTTACCGATTTTGTTTCACCAACAAATCTCCTTATCATGAAACCATAGACTTTGACGTGCATGCTGGCCATTTCTATTACCATGATGAGCATGCTAAAGATG AGCATTTTAAACCTCTTTTTGATCATATTGGCAAGTTGGAGGAAGCTTTGTACAATATTCAGTTTGAGCAACACTGGCTAGAGGCTCAAACTGATCGACAGGCAATCG TGAATGAGAAAATGGGCAAACGAGCTGTCCAAAAAGCTTTATTCGAATCAGCAGCTCTGATAGGGGCAAGTGTTTTGCAAGTCTACATTTTACGTCGTTTATTTGAGAGAAAGCTAGGGGTATCTAGAGTTTAA
- the LOC140838917 gene encoding transmembrane emp24 domain-containing protein p24beta2-like isoform X1: MQMRLSAVAVVLAVILGLLKCGMGIRFVIDREECISHKVEYGNTVHFSFVVIKSEGSWHYNEDGVDLVVKGPDGSQVHDVRDKTSEKHEFVAYHQGVYRFCFTNKSPYHETIDFDVHAGHFYYHDEHAKDEHFKPLFDHIGKLEEALYNIQFEQHWLEAQTDRQAIVNEKMGKRAVQKALFESAALIGASVLQVYILRRLFERKLGVSRV, encoded by the exons ATGCAGATGAGGCTTTCGGCGGTGGCGGTTGTTTTGGCGGTGATTTTGGGTCTTTTGAAGTGTGGTATGGGGATCAGATTTGTGATAGATAGAGAGGAGTGCATCTCCCACAAGGTGGAATATGGGAATACTGTGCATTTTTCATTCGTGGTGATTAAATCAGAGGGTTCTTGGCATTACAATGAAGATGGCGTCGACCTTGTG GTGAAGGGACCAGATGGTTCACAGGTCCATGATGTTCGTGACAAGACAAGTGAAAAGCACGAGTTTGTGGCTTATCATCAAGGAGTTTACCGATTTTGTTTCACCAACAAATCTCCTTATCATGAAACCATAGACTTTGACGTGCATGCTGGCCATTTCTATTACCATGATGAGCATGCTAAAGATG AGCATTTTAAACCTCTTTTTGATCATATTGGCAAGTTGGAGGAAGCTTTGTACAATATTCAGTTTGAGCAACACTGGCTAGAGGCTCAAACTGATCGACAGGCAATCG TGAATGAGAAAATGGGCAAACGAGCTGTCCAAAAAGCTTTATTCGAATCAGCAGCTCTGATAGGGGCAAGTGTTTTGCAAGTCTACATTTTACGTCGTTTATTTGAGAGAAAGCTAGGGGTATCTAGAGTTTAA